Proteins encoded within one genomic window of Aurantiacibacter spongiae:
- a CDS encoding DUF3140 domain-containing protein codes for MDDDEKDKVRSGFQDAVNMAPKELEEWLDTEKSKSLGDADSGESTGHRSGRRIVEIKRTNKDDLTDSQYEHMQKVVGYVNRHKAQRPDGDIEETDWRYSLMNWGHDPLKE; via the coding sequence GTGGACGACGACGAGAAGGACAAGGTCCGTTCCGGGTTCCAGGACGCCGTGAACATGGCGCCCAAGGAACTGGAGGAATGGCTCGATACCGAAAAGTCGAAGTCCCTGGGCGATGCCGACAGCGGCGAGAGCACGGGCCACCGGTCCGGTCGGCGGATCGTCGAAATCAAGCGTACCAACAAGGACGATCTGACCGACAGTCAGTACGAACACATGCAAAAGGTCGTCGGTTACGTGAACAGGCACAAGGCGCAGAGGCCGGACGGCGATATCGAGGAAACCGACTGGCGCTACTCGCTCATGAACTGGGGCCACGACCCCTTGAAGGAGTGA
- a CDS encoding DUF3008 family protein encodes MPKANSKDQQMAASAALSAKRGETKVSGLQGASKDMYDSMSEEELDEMASTDRSDLPESKDD; translated from the coding sequence ATGCCGAAAGCGAACTCGAAGGATCAACAGATGGCCGCCAGCGCGGCCTTGTCCGCAAAACGCGGCGAAACCAAGGTGTCCGGCCTTCAGGGCGCATCGAAGGATATGTACGATTCGATGTCGGAGGAAGAACTGGACGAGATGGCCAGCACGGACCGGTCCGACCTGCCGGAAAGCAAGGACGACTAG
- a CDS encoding hypervirulence associated TUDOR domain-containing protein — MSNSNCFQTGQYVKWNWGNGEGKGQIKERFEREVTRKLQGSEVTKDGDEDNPAYLIKQDDGDEVLKRGSELEEQD, encoded by the coding sequence ATGAGCAATTCCAATTGCTTCCAGACCGGTCAGTACGTCAAGTGGAACTGGGGCAATGGCGAAGGCAAGGGCCAGATCAAGGAACGCTTCGAACGCGAAGTGACCCGCAAGCTGCAGGGCAGCGAGGTGACCAAGGACGGCGACGAGGACAACCCCGCCTATCTCATCAAGCAGGACGATGGTGACGAGGTGTTGAAGCGGGGTTCGGAACTAGAGGAGCAGGACTGA
- the dapD gene encoding 2,3,4,5-tetrahydropyridine-2,6-dicarboxylate N-succinyltransferase — MTQDLATVIEQAWEGRADVTPASDDVRRPVEQAIALLDRGEARVAEPDGNGGWRVNQWLKKAVLLSFRLNANTLVAEGSAGAPAFDKVPSKFAGWSDAQFAEAGFRAVPGAIARRGSFIGRNTVLMPSFVNIGAYVAEGTMVDTWATVGSCAQIGRNVHLSGGAGIGGVLEPLQAEPVIIGDGAFIGARSEVAEGVQVGTGAVLSMGVYLGASTKIVDRATGEVHRGRVPDYSVVVPGSLPGKPLPDGSPGPALYCAVIVKTVDAQTRAKTGINELLRD; from the coding sequence ATGACACAAGACCTTGCCACCGTCATCGAACAGGCCTGGGAAGGCCGGGCCGACGTCACCCCCGCCAGCGACGACGTGCGCCGCCCGGTGGAACAGGCGATCGCTCTGCTGGACCGAGGGGAAGCCCGCGTGGCGGAGCCGGACGGGAATGGCGGATGGCGCGTCAACCAGTGGTTGAAGAAGGCGGTGCTGTTGTCGTTCCGCCTGAACGCCAACACGCTCGTCGCCGAAGGCTCGGCCGGCGCACCCGCTTTCGACAAGGTGCCGTCCAAGTTCGCCGGCTGGTCGGACGCGCAATTCGCCGAAGCCGGCTTTCGCGCCGTGCCCGGAGCCATCGCGCGGCGGGGCAGCTTCATCGGTCGCAACACCGTGCTCATGCCGAGCTTCGTCAATATCGGGGCTTACGTGGCCGAGGGCACGATGGTCGATACCTGGGCGACGGTCGGCTCCTGCGCGCAGATTGGCAGGAACGTCCATTTGTCCGGCGGGGCCGGGATCGGCGGTGTGCTCGAGCCGTTGCAGGCCGAACCCGTCATCATCGGCGACGGGGCATTCATCGGCGCGCGCAGCGAGGTAGCCGAGGGGGTGCAGGTGGGCACAGGCGCCGTCCTGTCGATGGGGGTCTATCTCGGCGCCTCGACCAAGATCGTCGACCGCGCCACCGGCGAGGTTCATCGCGGCCGTGTGCCCGACTACTCGGTTGTCGTTCCCGGATCGTTGCCGGGCAAACCGCTTCCCGACGGCTCCCCCGGCCCCGCGCTTTACTGCGCTGTCATCGTCAAGACCGTGGATGCGCAGACCCGCGCCAAGACCGGCATCAACGAGCTCCTGCGCGACTGA
- a CDS encoding S8 family peptidase, with amino-acid sequence MAMFLASCGGGGGGIGSVPPVAPRPTPTPTPTPTPTPSPTPTPTPTPTTAAFPRENVPARYNTAEFARSDGPGQHNAASAWADGHTGRGVTIGIVDTGIDQDSPEFAGRISSASTDIYGSRGVEGPDDHGTLVALVAAAARNSSGILGMAWDSTVLAIRADTPGTCGGDNPEDPSTECSFGDGAIADSVDYAVANGAKVINISLGGPDGVGTPLRNAVRNAVSAGVLVVVAAGNEGLDDLEAFGEQVTAAGNGGVLVVGSVDENYVISDFSNRAGTNQRYYLTARGERICCTYEDGELFVDEEGYAYLFSGTSFAAPQVAGAAALLAQAFPNLTGKDIADILLRSAFDAGAPGSDPVYGRGILNIARAFQPMGATALAGGTTMMALSDNSAVSSPAMGDAFAAASLPALITDEFHRAFATDLAGTLRGADLPQRLHGALASSQRSVAASSPRASLAFSIDATGREPPRARALRLSTDEAEPARVLAARIAMRVAPDIEVGFGYRQDADGLVAGLQGQDRPAFMIAGEASGNAGMLSQPDTAIALRRTFGSWGVTASAETGSIWSAAAMRRSAQLEGRRIDDGFSAFGFAVDRRFGDLDAALGVTLNREDNTVLGARFHQGFGLAGSDTVFLDTRAGWHIGSDWRLGAAYREGFTRVADAPLVAPGSRLTSRAWSFDMERSGVFGDADRLALRLSQPLRVADGTLNLSLPSSWDYATMTPGYSLRSLSLSPAGRELQSELAWRGWLWGGSAAASVFYRRQPGHYAQAPDDAGVALRWSRAF; translated from the coding sequence ATGGCGATGTTTCTGGCTTCGTGCGGTGGAGGTGGGGGCGGCATCGGCAGCGTTCCCCCGGTTGCTCCGAGACCCACGCCGACGCCGACACCGACACCAACGCCCACCCCTTCACCCACACCGACGCCGACACCCACGCCCACCACCGCGGCGTTCCCTCGCGAGAACGTCCCGGCACGCTACAATACTGCGGAATTCGCCCGGTCCGACGGACCCGGCCAGCACAACGCCGCCAGCGCCTGGGCCGACGGGCATACCGGCAGGGGCGTGACGATCGGGATCGTCGATACGGGCATCGACCAGGACAGTCCCGAGTTCGCCGGGCGCATCTCGTCGGCATCGACGGACATCTACGGCTCACGCGGAGTCGAGGGGCCGGACGATCACGGTACGCTGGTCGCCCTCGTGGCGGCGGCGGCACGCAACAGCTCGGGCATTCTCGGGATGGCATGGGATTCGACCGTCCTCGCCATCCGCGCGGATACGCCCGGCACCTGCGGCGGGGACAATCCCGAAGATCCCTCGACGGAATGCTCTTTCGGCGACGGTGCCATCGCCGATTCGGTGGATTACGCGGTCGCCAACGGAGCGAAGGTCATCAACATTTCGCTGGGTGGCCCGGACGGTGTCGGCACGCCGTTGCGCAACGCCGTGCGCAACGCCGTATCGGCCGGCGTCCTCGTCGTCGTCGCCGCCGGAAACGAAGGGTTGGACGATCTCGAGGCCTTCGGAGAGCAGGTGACGGCAGCCGGCAATGGCGGCGTCCTCGTGGTGGGTTCGGTGGACGAGAACTACGTCATTTCGGACTTTTCCAACCGCGCCGGCACCAACCAGCGATACTACCTGACCGCGCGCGGCGAACGCATATGCTGCACCTACGAGGACGGCGAACTGTTCGTCGACGAGGAGGGATACGCCTACCTGTTCTCTGGTACCAGCTTTGCCGCGCCGCAGGTTGCGGGAGCCGCGGCGCTGCTGGCGCAGGCCTTTCCCAACCTGACGGGCAAGGACATCGCCGATATCCTGCTGCGGAGCGCGTTCGACGCCGGGGCGCCGGGGTCCGATCCGGTTTACGGACGCGGAATCCTCAATATCGCGCGCGCCTTCCAGCCGATGGGCGCGACCGCCCTGGCGGGGGGAACGACGATGATGGCGCTGTCCGACAATTCCGCTGTCTCCTCCCCCGCCATGGGCGATGCCTTCGCGGCGGCGTCCCTTCCCGCGTTGATAACCGACGAGTTTCACCGCGCCTTCGCCACCGATCTCGCCGGCACGCTGCGTGGTGCCGATCTGCCGCAGCGTCTGCACGGGGCGCTCGCCAGCTCGCAACGAAGCGTTGCCGCCAGTTCCCCGCGTGCAAGCCTGGCGTTTTCCATTGATGCGACGGGTCGCGAACCGCCGCGGGCACGGGCCTTGCGCCTGTCGACGGACGAAGCGGAGCCTGCCCGCGTGCTGGCGGCACGGATCGCCATGCGGGTCGCGCCGGACATCGAGGTCGGTTTCGGCTATCGGCAGGACGCGGACGGGCTGGTTGCCGGGTTGCAGGGGCAGGATCGCCCGGCCTTCATGATCGCGGGGGAGGCGTCCGGTAACGCCGGGATGCTCTCGCAACCCGACACCGCAATCGCGCTTCGCCGCACGTTCGGATCGTGGGGGGTGACGGCTAGCGCGGAAACCGGTTCGATCTGGTCCGCTGCCGCAATGCGCCGCTCCGCCCAGCTTGAGGGACGCCGGATCGACGACGGGTTCTCCGCCTTCGGCTTCGCGGTTGACCGCCGGTTTGGCGACCTCGACGCCGCGCTCGGCGTGACGTTGAACCGCGAGGACAATACCGTTCTCGGCGCGCGTTTTCACCAGGGGTTCGGACTGGCGGGCAGCGACACCGTCTTTCTCGATACCCGAGCAGGCTGGCACATCGGCTCCGACTGGCGCCTGGGCGCTGCCTACCGCGAAGGATTCACGCGCGTCGCCGATGCGCCGCTCGTGGCTCCGGGTTCGCGGCTGACGAGCCGGGCGTGGTCGTTCGATATGGAGCGGAGCGGGGTGTTCGGGGATGCCGACCGGCTTGCCTTGCGTTTGTCGCAGCCGCTGCGCGTGGCCGACGGCACGCTCAATCTCTCGCTGCCCAGTAGCTGGGATTACGCGACGATGACCCCCGGATATTCCCTGCGCTCGCTGTCGCTGTCCCCCGCGGGGCGCGAACTGCAATCCGAACTGGCATGGCGCGGCTGGCTGTGGGGCGGAAGTGCGGCGGCGAGCGTGTTCTACCGCCGACAACCCGGCCATTACGCGCAGGCTCCCGACGATGCCGGCGTCGCGTTGCGCTGGTCGAGGGCGTTCTAG
- the gmk gene encoding guanylate kinase codes for MFILSSPSGAGKTTIARKLLAVEDNLRMSVSVTTRPMREGEVEGRDYYFTDPDTFGVMVQKDDFLEYATVFGNSYGTPRAHITGGLAKGRDFLFDVDWQGAQQLSQRAREDVVSVFLLPPSLAELEHRLRNRGTDDEAVIAGRMARASDEISHWDAYDYVVVNHDLEDCFDRVRTILHAERLKRQRQTGLIDFARTLARPAG; via the coding sequence ATGTTCATCCTTTCCTCACCCTCGGGTGCGGGCAAGACGACGATCGCCCGCAAGCTGCTCGCGGTCGAGGACAATCTGCGCATGTCGGTGTCCGTCACCACCCGTCCGATGCGCGAGGGCGAGGTCGAGGGGCGCGACTACTATTTCACCGATCCCGACACGTTCGGCGTGATGGTTCAGAAAGATGACTTCCTCGAATACGCCACCGTCTTCGGCAATTCCTACGGCACGCCCCGCGCGCACATTACCGGCGGGCTGGCCAAGGGGCGGGATTTCCTGTTCGATGTCGACTGGCAAGGCGCACAGCAGCTTTCGCAACGCGCCCGCGAGGATGTCGTGTCGGTTTTCCTGCTACCGCCGAGCCTCGCGGAACTGGAGCATCGGCTGCGCAATCGCGGAACTGACGACGAGGCGGTCATCGCCGGCCGCATGGCGCGCGCCAGTGACGAAATCAGCCATTGGGACGCCTACGATTACGTGGTGGTCAATCACGATCTGGAAGACTGTTTCGATCGCGTGCGAACGATCCTCCATGCAGAACGCCTGAAGCGCCAGCGGCAGACCGGCCTCATAGATTTCGCGCGCACGCTGGCCCGACCCGCCGGCTAG
- a CDS encoding SspB family protein — protein MTDPTPDSLIPYDEIVQEALRAVVGRVLGTVERDGGTLPGEHHFYITFKTGAAGVDVPRALRERFPDEMTIVLQNKFWDLNVTEEGFSVGLSFNQIPSKLVVPFSAITAFVDPAVDFGLQFQAVDADAEPAAHDDAENDGNGSAEQGEGGDVVEGEDGSNVVTVDFGRKK, from the coding sequence ATGACCGACCCGACCCCAGACAGCCTGATCCCCTACGACGAGATCGTGCAGGAGGCCCTGCGCGCCGTTGTCGGTCGCGTGCTCGGAACGGTGGAACGCGATGGCGGCACGCTGCCGGGCGAACACCACTTCTATATCACCTTCAAGACCGGCGCCGCCGGGGTGGACGTGCCGCGCGCCCTGCGCGAACGCTTTCCGGACGAGATGACGATCGTCCTCCAGAACAAGTTCTGGGATCTGAACGTCACCGAAGAAGGCTTCAGCGTGGGGCTCAGCTTCAACCAGATTCCGTCCAAACTGGTCGTTCCCTTCTCGGCCATCACCGCCTTCGTCGACCCGGCCGTGGATTTCGGGCTGCAATTCCAGGCGGTGGATGCCGATGCGGAGCCCGCCGCCCACGACGATGCCGAAAACGACGGCAACGGATCGGCGGAACAGGGCGAGGGTGGTGACGTTGTGGAAGGTGAAGACGGCTCGAACGTCGTCACGGTCGATTTCGGCCGGAAGAAATAG
- the hisB gene encoding imidazoleglycerol-phosphate dehydratase HisB, with amino-acid sequence MRKGRIQRTTKETDILVEVDLDGTGRYDIATGVGFLDHMVEQFSRHSLIDVTMRVKGDLHVDQHHTTEDSALALGQALAQALGDKAGIGRYGEAHSPMDETLARVVVDISGRPYLVWKARFTQEKLGEWDTELIEHWFHSVAQTAGLTLHVQQLYGSNNHHVCEAIYKGFARAMRQAVERDARKGGAIPSTKGQLGG; translated from the coding sequence ATGCGAAAAGGGCGGATACAGCGCACGACAAAGGAAACCGACATCCTCGTCGAGGTCGATCTCGACGGGACCGGCAGGTACGACATCGCGACGGGCGTCGGCTTTCTCGATCACATGGTGGAACAGTTCAGCCGCCACTCCCTGATCGACGTGACCATGCGTGTGAAGGGCGATCTGCATGTCGACCAGCATCACACGACGGAGGACAGCGCGCTCGCGCTCGGTCAGGCGCTGGCCCAGGCGCTCGGCGACAAGGCCGGCATCGGTCGCTACGGCGAGGCCCACAGCCCGATGGACGAGACGCTGGCGCGCGTGGTCGTCGACATATCCGGGCGGCCCTACCTCGTCTGGAAGGCGCGCTTCACGCAGGAAAAGCTGGGTGAATGGGATACGGAGCTGATCGAGCACTGGTTTCATTCGGTCGCGCAGACCGCCGGGCTGACGCTGCACGTCCAGCAGCTGTACGGCAGCAACAATCACCATGTGTGCGAGGCGATCTACAAGGGTTTCGCGCGCGCCATGCGGCAGGCAGTCGAACGCGATGCGCGCAAGGGCGGAGCGATCCCCAGCACCAAGGGGCAACTTGGTGGCTGA
- the hisH gene encoding imidazole glycerol phosphate synthase subunit HisH — protein sequence MAEALALINYGAGNLHSVKNALGAAGARGVAVTHDPGIVRGAQRIVLPGVGAFRACREGLMGIPGMVEVLEERVLKDAVPFLGICVGMQLLASRGLEHGATRGLGWIAGQVTAIERTDPAIKVPHMGWNDVRLTPHHRDHQLFDDGEAYFLHSYHFQPDDGRDIAAMTDHGGGLVAAVARDNIAGVQFHPEKSQAYGIELLRRFLEWRP from the coding sequence GTGGCTGAGGCGCTGGCGCTGATCAATTACGGCGCGGGCAACCTCCATTCGGTGAAGAACGCGCTCGGCGCCGCCGGCGCCCGCGGCGTGGCGGTGACGCACGATCCCGGGATCGTGCGCGGGGCGCAGCGGATCGTGCTGCCGGGCGTCGGCGCATTCCGCGCCTGTCGGGAGGGGCTTATGGGCATCCCCGGCATGGTCGAGGTGCTGGAGGAGCGGGTCCTGAAAGACGCCGTTCCGTTTCTTGGAATCTGCGTCGGGATGCAACTGCTCGCCTCGCGAGGACTGGAACATGGCGCGACGAGGGGACTCGGCTGGATTGCGGGACAGGTAACGGCCATCGAGCGGACCGATCCGGCCATCAAGGTGCCGCATATGGGCTGGAACGACGTGCGCCTCACTCCGCATCATCGCGATCACCAGCTGTTCGACGATGGCGAGGCCTATTTCCTCCATTCCTATCATTTCCAGCCCGATGACGGCCGCGACATCGCCGCGATGACCGATCACGGCGGCGGTCTGGTCGCGGCGGTGGCGCGCGACAATATCGCAGGCGTGCAGTTCCACCCGGAAAAGAGCCAGGCCTACGGTATCGAACTGCTGCGCCGCTTCCTCGAATGGCGTCCCTGA
- a CDS encoding SDR family oxidoreductase: protein MTDKSASDISDAHTARPSLKGRKAVVTGGTTGIGRAIAVLLASEGVEIFTCGRDERHLADGLARINAVGTGHGIACDLAEKGGLDRFFEKAKETLGDWDIAVLNAAIPAEGLDDMSEDDVRYALAADFTATVIGAHKAVDHLKDRGDIVVTGSYSTHKLGGGSTVYAGCKAGVHGFVEALRREVAQQGIKVGMVVPAKTGSDFMKPDMDRADQVEAIAGDDLLRAEDIAVAVHFMLTQPRRANVQEMVVVQRHTSA, encoded by the coding sequence ATGACCGATAAGTCCGCCAGCGACATTTCCGATGCCCATACCGCCAGGCCCTCGCTGAAAGGCCGCAAGGCCGTGGTTACGGGAGGCACCACCGGGATCGGCCGAGCCATCGCCGTGCTGCTGGCGTCCGAGGGGGTCGAAATCTTTACCTGCGGCCGCGACGAACGGCATCTGGCCGACGGCCTCGCGCGCATCAACGCGGTCGGCACGGGCCACGGCATCGCCTGCGACCTGGCGGAGAAGGGCGGTCTGGACCGGTTCTTCGAAAAGGCGAAGGAGACGCTGGGCGACTGGGATATCGCCGTCCTCAATGCCGCCATCCCGGCGGAAGGGCTGGACGACATGAGCGAGGACGATGTGCGCTACGCGCTCGCCGCCGATTTCACCGCTACCGTCATCGGCGCGCACAAGGCGGTCGATCACCTGAAGGACCGCGGCGACATCGTCGTCACCGGATCCTATTCGACGCACAAGCTCGGCGGCGGCAGCACCGTCTATGCCGGGTGCAAGGCGGGCGTGCATGGTTTCGTCGAGGCGCTGCGGCGCGAGGTTGCGCAGCAGGGGATCAAGGTCGGCATGGTCGTTCCCGCCAAGACCGGCAGCGACTTCATGAAACCCGACATGGACCGCGCCGATCAGGTCGAGGCGATCGCAGGCGACGATCTGCTGCGCGCCGAGGACATCGCGGTCGCCGTGCACTTCATGCTCACCCAGCCGAGGCGCGCCAACGTGCAGGAAATGGTCGTGGTCCAGCGCCACACGAGCGCGTGA
- a CDS encoding glycoside hydrolase family 130 protein has product MSFPVDRLVFAPGDVDLSRSPLAGSLDAETYVLGAFNPGMTRLPNGNLLLMVRVAEALREPVAAGKVRAIRWEEGGYVLDAWPLELADTADPRKFLLHGHGWKIMALTSLSWLLPVELSPDGLEVVGVHYGRAVAPAGSYQCYGVEDARISRIGDRWLMTTCSVSPERHSTTLYSSDDALDWTFEGIVLDHQNKDMLIFEGLVGGEYWAQTRPLGDLYFAYPPGSPYHAGPSINLATSPDALHWKPNVHPGIRPHAGTAATARIGGGTPPIMAEIAGKRGWLTLWHGVEPKEIVGIYRTYWSLLDPDEPWTILATSHPPLIEANPGLTAPLADAMYVHDVVFTTGIADAGDHFVVASGEADLACRITHVRKDAFVPS; this is encoded by the coding sequence GTGAGCTTTCCCGTCGACCGGCTGGTGTTCGCCCCCGGCGACGTCGACCTGTCGCGCAGTCCGCTGGCCGGTTCGCTGGATGCTGAAACCTATGTGCTGGGTGCCTTCAATCCCGGCATGACGCGGCTGCCGAACGGCAACCTCCTGCTGATGGTGCGGGTGGCGGAGGCGCTGCGCGAACCGGTTGCCGCGGGCAAGGTTCGCGCGATCCGATGGGAGGAGGGCGGCTACGTCCTCGACGCATGGCCGCTGGAGCTTGCCGATACCGCCGATCCGCGAAAATTCCTGCTGCACGGCCACGGCTGGAAGATCATGGCGCTCACTTCGCTAAGCTGGCTGCTGCCCGTCGAACTGTCGCCCGACGGGCTGGAGGTGGTCGGCGTCCATTACGGGCGCGCCGTCGCGCCGGCAGGTAGCTACCAGTGCTACGGGGTGGAGGACGCCCGGATCAGCCGAATAGGCGATCGCTGGCTGATGACGACCTGCTCCGTCAGTCCCGAACGCCATTCGACCACGCTCTATTCCAGCGACGATGCGCTCGACTGGACATTCGAGGGGATCGTGCTCGATCATCAGAACAAGGACATGCTGATCTTCGAAGGGCTGGTAGGCGGCGAATACTGGGCGCAGACGCGGCCCCTGGGCGACCTGTATTTCGCCTACCCACCGGGCAGCCCCTACCACGCCGGACCGTCGATCAACCTGGCCACCTCTCCCGATGCGTTGCACTGGAAACCGAATGTCCACCCGGGTATCCGCCCGCATGCGGGCACCGCCGCCACCGCGCGGATCGGCGGGGGAACGCCGCCGATAATGGCCGAAATCGCCGGCAAGCGCGGCTGGCTCACGCTGTGGCACGGGGTCGAGCCGAAGGAGATCGTCGGCATCTACCGCACATACTGGTCGCTGCTCGACCCGGACGAGCCGTGGACGATCCTCGCCACCAGCCATCCCCCGCTGATCGAGGCGAATCCCGGCCTCACCGCTCCGCTGGCGGATGCGATGTATGTTCACGATGTCGTCTTCACGACCGGGATCGCCGATGCGGGCGATCATTTCGTGGTGGCGAGCGGAGAGGCGGATCTCGCCTGCCGCATCACCCATGTTCGCAAGGACGCTTTCGTCCCGTCGTGA
- the hisA gene encoding 1-(5-phosphoribosyl)-5-[(5-phosphoribosylamino)methylideneamino]imidazole-4-carboxamide isomerase: protein MIVFPAIDLKGGEVVRLAEGDIDRATVYGDDPAAQATIFADAGAGHLHVVDLDGAFAGESRNRAAVESIIARFPGYVQLGGGIRDAKAVEGWFALGVARVVIGSAALKDPDFVRTMAREWENGIVVAVDARDGMVATEGWAQMSDVPVTDLARRFEDAGVAALLFTDIGRDGLLKGCNIEATVNLAQSVDIPVIASGGVKGLDDIHMLALQADQGIEGVITGRALYEGRLDLATAIALANRG from the coding sequence ATGATCGTATTTCCGGCCATCGACCTGAAGGGCGGCGAAGTCGTGCGGCTGGCCGAAGGCGACATTGATCGCGCCACCGTATATGGCGACGATCCCGCAGCGCAGGCGACGATCTTTGCCGATGCGGGGGCCGGGCACCTCCACGTGGTCGATCTCGACGGGGCCTTCGCCGGCGAGAGCCGCAACCGCGCGGCGGTGGAGAGTATCATCGCGCGCTTTCCCGGCTACGTCCAGCTGGGCGGCGGCATTCGCGACGCGAAGGCAGTGGAAGGCTGGTTCGCTCTCGGCGTCGCACGCGTCGTGATCGGCTCGGCGGCGCTCAAGGATCCCGATTTCGTCAGGACGATGGCCCGCGAATGGGAGAACGGCATCGTGGTCGCCGTTGATGCGCGCGACGGGATGGTCGCGACCGAGGGCTGGGCGCAGATGTCCGACGTGCCCGTGACCGATCTCGCGCGGCGGTTCGAGGACGCAGGGGTCGCCGCACTGCTTTTCACCGATATCGGGCGGGACGGCCTGCTCAAAGGGTGCAACATCGAAGCGACGGTGAACCTCGCCCAGTCGGTGGACATTCCCGTCATCGCCAGCGGCGGGGTGAAGGGGCTGGACGATATCCACATGCTCGCGCTTCAGGCCGATCAGGGGATAGAGGGGGTCATCACCGGGCGTGCCCTTTACGAAGGCCGGCTGGACCTCGCCACCGCCATCGCCCTGGCGAACCGTGGGTGA
- the hisF gene encoding imidazole glycerol phosphate synthase subunit HisF, with translation MTVRVRVIPCLDVADGRVVKGVNFVDLADAGDPVEQARAYDEAGADELCFLDISASHEGRGTLLDIVRRTAAVCFMPLTVGGGVRSAQDARDLLLAGADKVAVNSAAVARPELVAEIARRMGSQCVVASVDARRVADSRWEIFTHGGRRSTGIDAVEHAVKLAELGAGELLVTSMDGDGTQAGYDLALTRAIADRVSVPVVASGGVGTLDHLVEGVTKGGASAVLAASIFHFGTHTIAQAHAALRRAGLPART, from the coding sequence ATGACCGTCCGCGTCCGCGTCATCCCGTGTCTCGACGTGGCCGACGGGCGCGTCGTCAAGGGCGTCAACTTCGTCGACCTCGCCGATGCCGGCGACCCGGTCGAGCAGGCGCGCGCCTATGACGAGGCGGGGGCGGACGAACTGTGCTTTCTCGACATTTCCGCCAGCCACGAGGGGCGTGGAACCCTGCTCGACATAGTCCGCCGTACCGCGGCGGTCTGCTTCATGCCGCTGACCGTTGGCGGCGGTGTGCGTTCGGCGCAGGACGCGCGCGACCTGCTGCTGGCGGGGGCGGACAAGGTGGCGGTGAACTCCGCCGCCGTCGCCCGGCCCGAACTCGTCGCGGAGATTGCCCGGCGCATGGGCAGCCAGTGCGTCGTCGCCAGCGTGGATGCGCGCCGGGTGGCCGACAGCCGGTGGGAAATCTTTACCCACGGCGGCCGCCGCTCCACCGGTATCGACGCTGTCGAACACGCGGTGAAGTTGGCGGAACTGGGCGCGGGCGAACTGCTCGTGACCAGCATGGACGGCGACGGGACACAGGCCGGTTATGACCTCGCCCTGACCCGCGCCATCGCCGACCGGGTAAGCGTGCCGGTGGTGGCGAGCGGCGGTGTCGGCACGCTCGATCACCTGGTCGAGGGCGTGACGAAAGGCGGGGCAAGTGCAGTGCTGGCGGCCAGCATCTTCCACTTCGGCACGCATACCATCGCCCAAGCGCACGCCGCTCTGCGCCGCGCCGGGCTGCCCGCGCGGACCTGA
- a CDS encoding PEP-CTERM sorting domain-containing protein (PEP-CTERM proteins occur, often in large numbers, in the proteomes of bacteria that also encode an exosortase, a predicted intramembrane cysteine proteinase. The presence of a PEP-CTERM domain at a protein's C-terminus predicts cleavage within the sorting domain, followed by covalent anchoring to some some component of the (usually Gram-negative) cell surface. Many PEP-CTERM proteins exhibit an unusual sequence composition that includes large numbers of potential glycosylation sites. Expression of one such protein has been shown restore the ability of a bacterium to form floc, a type of biofilm.) — MPSRLSLAVVLVAIPAPAAAQASASVPEGSSALLFAVGALGVLVGRRFSIRRSDRGD, encoded by the coding sequence ATGCCATCCCGCCTCTCGCTCGCTGTCGTCCTCGTCGCCATTCCGGCACCGGCGGCGGCGCAGGCGAGCGCCAGCGTTCCCGAGGGTTCGAGCGCGCTGCTCTTCGCCGTCGGCGCGCTTGGCGTTCTCGTCGGACGCCGATTTTCCATCCGGCGATCCGATCGCGGAGACTGA